The following coding sequences are from one Neurospora crassa OR74A linkage group I, whole genome shotgun sequence window:
- the tcu-3 gene encoding copper transporter, whose amino-acid sequence MDMGMDMGSGTSSGASGHHMMSVFQNSMATSLFSARWTPHSTGVYAGTCIFLIVFSAGLRGLLAVRNWLEYRWIDAEMKRRYVVVAGRGTMAERISNDSLAKPMVLSSSGVEENVMVVQKHGAEGRPFRLSEDPIRAALDTVIAGVGYLLMLAVMTMNIGYFISVLGGVFIGSLLVGRYATLFGH is encoded by the exons ATGGATATGGGCATGGACATGGGCTCCGGCACGAGTTCCGGCGCCAGCGGACACCACATGATGAGTGTCTTCCAGAACTCGATGGCCACATCTCTTTTCTCGGCAAGATGGACGCCCCATTCAACCGGTGTCTACGCAGGCACGtgcatcttcctcatcgtctTCTCCGCCGGCCTCCGCGGTCTATTAGCCGTACGCAACTGGCTGGAGTACAGATGGATCGATGCCGAGATGAAGCGCCGCTACGTCGTTGTTGCCGGACGAGGAACGATGGCCGAAAGAATCAGCAATGATTCACTGGCGAAGCCTATGGTGctgagcagcagcggcgtcGAGGAGAACGTCATGGTCGTACAGAAGCATGGAGCGGAAGGACGCCCGTTCAGGTTAAGCGAGGATCCAATCCGTGCGGCGCTTGATACGGTCATTGCGGGTGTCGGATATCTTCT TATGTTGGCGGTCATGACCATGAATATCGGATACTTCATCTCGGTGCTCGGCGGAGTATTCATCGGCAGTCTTCTTGTCGGCCGCTATGCAACACTCTTCGGTCATTAG